DNA sequence from the Virgibacillus proomii genome:
CAACTCCAAATCCAAATTTACTTGTTGGTTTACATACTAGTGATGACGCTGGTGTCTATCGAATTAATGATGATACAGCTTTAGTTCAAACCGTTGATTTTTTTACCCCAATTGTAGATGACCCATATTCATTTGGACAAATTGCTGCTGCTAATGCAATTAGTGATATTTACGCAATGGGCGGAACACCAATTACCGCACTAAATATTGTTGCCTTTCCAGTCTCTACCTTGAATAAACAAATCTTAACAGATATATTGCGTGGAGCCGGAGATAAATTGAAAGAAGCTGATGTCACGTTAGTTGGCGGTCATTCCATTGATGATAAAGAGCCAAAGTTTGGTCTCGCTGTAACCGGAATTGTACATCCTAATAAAGTAAGAACAAACGGTGGAGCTCGTGTTGGGGATAAGTTAATTCTGACAAAACCAATCGGTGTAGGTATCTTGACAACCTCTATCAAACGAAATTTACTAACAAAAGAAGAAATTGATCAAGTCACAAATGTAATGGCTACATTAAATAGAACGGCAGCTGAAGTCATGCAAAATTATCAAGTGCATGCATGTACGGATGTTACCGGTTTTGGCTTATTAGGACATGCCTCCGAAATGGCAAAAGCAAGTAATGTTAGTCTGCATATTTATCATAAACAAGTTCCTAAACTACCGAGAGTAAGATCATTAGCGGAATCAGGAGCTATACCGGGTGGAACGAAAAATAACTTTTCCCATGTGTTCTCCGATGTTTCTTTTCCTGATACAATGGATAAAATCGATCAATTAATCTTGTGTGATGCCGTTACATCTGGGGGATTGCTTATGGCTGTAGCGAATGAAGAAGCCGATGATCTGCTTGCAGAACTAAAAAAATCGGGAGTACATGCTTCTGTTATTGGAGAGACAACTGACGCATCAGTCGGACATATTTACGTGGATGAATGACTTAATAGTTATTAAAATTACTTTCTTTGCTCATACTAATTACCAGTATAGATAGTGTCTAAAGCCTAAGAGTGAAATAGTTTCCTATTATAAAAACATCCCTGAAGTAATTATGTTTGTTTTAAATAAATCCATCTTTGTGAAAAGATTTCATTCCGTATGAGGGCTATTCATTTCCATGGATGGTGATTGAACGTAGCATGAAAATGTGTCCCCTTCAACTTAAATTTCTTGGTGTACTTAACGAATTAACGGGAATTCATGTTGGCTTTACTACAAATTAGTATTCAGAAAGGTGGCAGGACATTGATTCAAGATATTTCTATCGAAGAATTACGGTCGGTAAAACAAATAGAAAAATGGAACCTTATTGATGTACGATCACCATCAGAATATCAGAATGCCACCATCCCTGGCAGTATTAATATTCCTTTTTTTAATGATACAGAAAGAAGAGAAGTGGGAACTTTATATAAACAGGTTAGCCCACAGGCAGCAAAAGAAAAGGGATTAGAACTTATTTCTAAAAAACTCCCCGATTTTGTAAAAGAGTTTGCCAAGATAGATGGCGAGAAAGTCATATTTTGTTGGCGTGGTGGCATGCGTAGTAAAACGTCTGCCACCGTTCTTGACTTAATGGGGATAAAAGTTTATCGCTTAAATGGAGGTTACCGTAGTTATCGGAATTGGGTCGTAAAAACAATACAGACATTAAATTGGGAATCAGAAGCTTGTGTATTAAACGGACATACCGGATCAGGAAAAACTACCATACTAAAAAAGCTAGCTAGTTTTCATTATCCAGTCATCGATCTCGAAGCAATGGCAAACCACCGAGGTTCTATATTTGGTCAAATTGGTTTAAAACCCCATAATCAAAAAACATTTGATGCATTATTAATCGAACAAATTGACAAATTAAAGCATACCCCATTTGTACTAATTGAAGGCGAAAGCAAACGAATTGGCCGAATCCTTTTACCGGATTTTCTGTTAGACAAAAAGGAAAGAGGAACACAATTTATTATCGATGTACCAATTGAAGAACGAACAAAACAAATCATCGAAGATTATCAGCCATGGAAACATGAAGTAGCCTGCTTGGAAGCATTTAAACGGATTAAGAAACGAATTCATACACCTATTGCAAATCAGATTGAGACGGACTTGCAATTAGGAAGATATGATTCCGCTGTCCGGCTGTTACTCGAATACTATTACGACCCGCTTTATGATTATACAACGGAACAAATACCAGAAGATAGAAAGATAACGATTAAAGCTAATAATATAGAAGAGGCTTATCACTTATTGAAAACGCAAATTGACAGTAAATGGAGTATAATAAAAAGTAAATAAGCCATCATATGAACTTTATTTTATTTTTAAGTGAAGAAAAACTGGATTCCGCATTATTGCTGAATGAGACAGAATATCTAAATAAAGGCATCTTTGCTTCTTGATGCTTGCAATTTACAGTTAAGATTTATATAATAAAACAAAATTAATATGTTTGGCGATGACAAAGATATAGTACAATTGCCCGCTGGTTTATAGAGAGCTTGTGGCTGGTGAAAACAAGTACCAAGGTTAATTGGAAGTGGACTTTCGAGCTAATTTTATATTTGAAAGTGACCTTACTGGCTGTTTGTAAGGTAATCAGGGTGGCACCGCGGTTCAATCGTCCCTATTTATTGGATGGTTGGGCCTTTTTGTATGAAATAATAAATTTGGAGTGAGTAAGATGAAAACAATCTTTTCAGGAATTCAACCTAGTGGTACATTAACGCTTGGAAATTATCTAGGTGCACTAAAGCACTTTACGGAACTTCAGGATGATCATAACTGTTTTTTTTGCATTGTAGATGAGCATGCAATCACTGTTCCACAGGATCGGTTAAAGCTTAGAAACAATATTCGCTCATTGGCAGCACTTTACTTGGCATCGGGGATCGATCCGGAAAAATCAACTTTATTTATCCAATCCGAAGTCCCGGCTCATACCCAATTGGGCTGGATGTTACAATCCATTAGCTATATGGGTGAGCTAGAAAGAATGACACAGTTTAAAGATAAATCAGCTGAAAAAGAAACAGCCATCTCCTCAAGCCTGTTAACGTACCCAGTTTTAATGGCTGCAGATATCTTATTATATCAAGCCGATATTGTACCTGTTGGAGAAGATCAAAAACAGCATTTAGAATTAACAAGGAATTTAGCTGAACGTTTTAATAACAAATATAATGACATCTTTACAATTCCAGAAGCTAGCATTCCAAAAGTAGGCGCTCGAATCATGTCCTTACAGAACCCATTGAAAAAAATGAGTAAGTCAGACGAAAATGAAAAAGCCTTTATTTCCATGCTAGATGATCCGAAGAAAATTGAAAAGAAAATCAAAAGTGCTGTCACCGACTCAGACGGTGTTGTAAAATATGATAAAGAGAATAAACTAGGAGTATCAAACCTGCTTGTCATTCATTCCATTTGCTCTGGGGAATCCATCGAAGAACTGGAAGTTAGATATGCAGGTAAAGGCTACGGAGAATTTAAACAAGGAGTAGCAAAAGCAGTTATTGATATTTTAAAACCTATTCAAGATAAATACAATGCATTAATTCATTCAGATGAGCTTGATGATATTTTAGACAGAGGGGCGGAAAAAGCTGCTCCCATTGCCAATCGCACATTAGTCAAAGCTAAAAAAGCAATGGGTCTAGGTCGAGTTAAAAAGAAAAAAGGACAAGAATAAAAGCGAAAGCGCTCGGTTACCGACACAGAAACGGCAAAGCTTCTGACGAGATAAAAAGAAACTTCATTCAAGGGTTACTTAAGTTAAACAATCATATTTCAAAAAATAAATGGATTTTTTTCAGAAAAAGACGGATGGGACACCAAAGCATGCCCCATCCGCTACTGCTTTTTCACTTATTTTGATGCATTTTGCTCCTGACCATTTTCTACTTCCCACATTTTTTCTAAAAAAGGTTGCCCTTTAATTAATTTACGGCACAAATCTTCATGTCTTGGACTCCAGCCTTGTTTCACACCCTCATACAAAGCTTCCCAAACCTGCTCTTCCTCCATAAATCGGATATAAGGGTAGCGCTTAGGGTCCCATTCTGTTAACCAATATCGCAGTTCTTCCAAGTTATTAGTAGTTTTCAGTTGATCTAATGCCATCATCAGTAATTGTTTTAATTGCCGTTCTCTTCTTGTCAGACCAAAAATTAACTCAGGTGGCATCGAAAGCATATGATATTCCTTTTTATAATGTTTAGCATCATATTTAAACGATTGTACCTTGGCATTTTTGATCATATCATAAACGAGCTGTTCCTGCCTTGGTATTAAGCGACTTTTACGAACAGGAATCTTATAACCAATAGTATCGAATGCCAATATGTCATTTCCGTCTGTAACTATACTAGCAAAATCCAATACAGTTCTTTCCTGACCTTTTCGCATATACGCCCGTTTATAAATTGTATCAAGTAGGGACTTTGGTAATTCTTGCATATCATTTTCAATGTAGAAAAACAATTCCTTTGTTATGTATAGCAATGGCACTTGGTCGAGTAATTCGATACCGTCTTCTTTACGCCATTCTTGAAAATAACAAACATTATAACCATTTTCTTCACCTTCAAACCAATTCACCCAAACATCATGCATATACAACATAAAACAACCCTCACTTTTCAAACTGAACTTAACATACATTATGACCATCCTTTAAAAAAATATTCTATGTATCCTTCGATAATTTACCAATTTGTTGTAAAGAATTAACTCCTCTCAGCAATTTCTTAATACGAATGGTCACATGTTCTATAGCCAAAATAAAGTTGTTTTTAACATGATTTAGTAAATTTAAGAGGTATTTACTTCTCTTTATTAGTAGGTAATTGGCTTAATGAAATACTCATGAGGATAAAACCGACAATAAGAAAGTAGCATTCCACTCGACTGACAATAAAACTGAAATACTCCCCCCATGAAAGACCTGCCGGAAGAAAATTCATATAGCCAATAATGGTTACTCCCCCCATCACTGAGAAGCCAAAACCAATTAGAAACAAAAATACATAGCCCATTTTATTCTCCCTACCTTGTCCACTTTTTAATAGACTATGCTTGTCCAGATAAATAAATGAAATTTAATTATAAAGAAAAGTCTTTTAAGGTACACAACCATCAATATATTAACTACGTTTCTGCATTAAAACTCTTTTCAATATCAAGTGAACTATGAAGTGAAACTTCATTCAGTATTGACTTTCCTTGAAGTAACAAAGGATAAAAAACCTAAATATTCTGATAAAGGTTTTTTTGCTGCGTGAATGCTTAATCCAAAGTCTTTCTCGTCCTTGAAAAATCGCGATGTGTCGCTGTCGCAGTTTTCCTTGTCCTTGAAAAAGAAAAGCACTTTTTCTGCGTGCGATGTGTCGCTGTCGCAGTTTTCCTTGTCCTGTAATCTGAACGAATCTGGATAGATACCCTTCCTCTCATAACGTTCGCAAAAAAATAATTAGGCGACATGTGAACCGATGTTGACAGATCGTAGTCGAAATTACAAGCTTGCTACAACTTGAGCACATAAGTTAGTCGAAGTTACACTTGGCTTGTCGCCAAGTCTTTATGGCGAAAGCTGTAGTTTTTCTTATACTATAAAGTGAAACTTCATTCAGTAGGAGTTTTCTTCCCTCTCCTACTGAATGCTAGTGGAACCAATCGGGCATTTAGGGGCCGTTTTCTCCCACTTTGACTCTTTGGTCTTGAAGTGGGAATCTTACGGCACCTTACATGCGGGATAAACCCTAAAATTTTTTGCTTTCGTATAGTGCAAAAAAATATCCACCATGTAGAACCGGATTTAATTTATAACAAAAAAGCCGTCTATGTTGGTACTGTATCCCAGAAGTGAGAGTAAAAAATCTAACTTCTGGGGTAACCCACCGTTTAGCACGACTTTTTTAATATAACGGAACTATTGATACTTCTTAAACACCAGGGCAACGTTATGCCCGCCAAATCCAAGTGAATTACTAAGCACTACGTCTACATCCTGTTCTCTTGCTTTATTAGGTACATAATCTAAATCACAGTCCGGATCTGGTGTCTCATAATTAATAGTTGGAGGAATCAT
Encoded proteins:
- the selD gene encoding selenide, water dikinase SelD, encoding MTNNKIKLTSLTSKGGCGCKIGPADLAEIMRELPPATPNPNLLVGLHTSDDAGVYRINDDTALVQTVDFFTPIVDDPYSFGQIAAANAISDIYAMGGTPITALNIVAFPVSTLNKQILTDILRGAGDKLKEADVTLVGGHSIDDKEPKFGLAVTGIVHPNKVRTNGGARVGDKLILTKPIGVGILTTSIKRNLLTKEEIDQVTNVMATLNRTAAEVMQNYQVHACTDVTGFGLLGHASEMAKASNVSLHIYHKQVPKLPRVRSLAESGAIPGGTKNNFSHVFSDVSFPDTMDKIDQLILCDAVTSGGLLMAVANEEADDLLAELKKSGVHASVIGETTDASVGHIYVDE
- the mnmH gene encoding tRNA 2-selenouridine(34) synthase MnmH — encoded protein: MIQDISIEELRSVKQIEKWNLIDVRSPSEYQNATIPGSINIPFFNDTERREVGTLYKQVSPQAAKEKGLELISKKLPDFVKEFAKIDGEKVIFCWRGGMRSKTSATVLDLMGIKVYRLNGGYRSYRNWVVKTIQTLNWESEACVLNGHTGSGKTTILKKLASFHYPVIDLEAMANHRGSIFGQIGLKPHNQKTFDALLIEQIDKLKHTPFVLIEGESKRIGRILLPDFLLDKKERGTQFIIDVPIEERTKQIIEDYQPWKHEVACLEAFKRIKKRIHTPIANQIETDLQLGRYDSAVRLLLEYYYDPLYDYTTEQIPEDRKITIKANNIEEAYHLLKTQIDSKWSIIKSK
- the trpS gene encoding tryptophan--tRNA ligase, which gives rise to MKTIFSGIQPSGTLTLGNYLGALKHFTELQDDHNCFFCIVDEHAITVPQDRLKLRNNIRSLAALYLASGIDPEKSTLFIQSEVPAHTQLGWMLQSISYMGELERMTQFKDKSAEKETAISSSLLTYPVLMAADILLYQADIVPVGEDQKQHLELTRNLAERFNNKYNDIFTIPEASIPKVGARIMSLQNPLKKMSKSDENEKAFISMLDDPKKIEKKIKSAVTDSDGVVKYDKENKLGVSNLLVIHSICSGESIEELEVRYAGKGYGEFKQGVAKAVIDILKPIQDKYNALIHSDELDDILDRGAEKAAPIANRTLVKAKKAMGLGRVKKKKGQE
- a CDS encoding YjbA family protein; its protein translation is MLYMHDVWVNWFEGEENGYNVCYFQEWRKEDGIELLDQVPLLYITKELFFYIENDMQELPKSLLDTIYKRAYMRKGQERTVLDFASIVTDGNDILAFDTIGYKIPVRKSRLIPRQEQLVYDMIKNAKVQSFKYDAKHYKKEYHMLSMPPELIFGLTRRERQLKQLLMMALDQLKTTNNLEELRYWLTEWDPKRYPYIRFMEEEQVWEALYEGVKQGWSPRHEDLCRKLIKGQPFLEKMWEVENGQEQNASK